One Halobaculum sp. CBA1158 DNA segment encodes these proteins:
- a CDS encoding rod shape-determining protein, producing the protein MAAESDSADDSFESSQPTPIGVKLGSTRTVLRYPEEGEDAPRTVRTLTCLATYEDAITGEEKALFGEQAAAEYPERVEFMLRSGLPEDDDRAELADRFFRELLAANGVPADSAVVYAVPTMENDDGLENLTEVIESSNIGEHTMRAYPESLCGAIPAMGDGVEAVDDVFISVNMGSTNLEACAYRRGDQLVPFSTGSVTGNDVDRRIVANVEEETQGRVHVDLTTAREYKEEHGNVGNFEPFSDVIQQPGGGSHEFTIEDSVVDALDWYLDAAVNEVANEFLPELANDYMKVYQLSLGNDIAVTGGMACIPGLVEEFERRLSAELDRDVNVVAPDDPDLAAAEGAHRIAERLADR; encoded by the coding sequence ATGGCAGCAGAATCCGACTCAGCAGACGACAGCTTCGAGAGTAGCCAGCCAACCCCAATCGGCGTCAAGCTCGGCTCCACCCGGACGGTGCTCCGGTACCCCGAGGAGGGTGAGGATGCGCCCCGGACGGTCCGCACGCTCACCTGTCTCGCCACCTACGAGGACGCCATCACCGGTGAGGAGAAGGCCCTGTTCGGGGAACAGGCCGCCGCCGAGTACCCCGAGCGCGTGGAGTTCATGCTCCGCTCGGGCCTCCCCGAGGACGACGACCGCGCCGAACTGGCGGACCGCTTCTTCCGCGAACTCCTCGCGGCCAACGGCGTCCCCGCCGACTCGGCGGTCGTGTACGCCGTCCCGACGATGGAGAACGACGACGGCCTCGAGAACCTCACCGAGGTCATCGAGTCGTCGAACATCGGCGAGCACACGATGCGCGCGTACCCCGAGTCCCTCTGCGGAGCGATCCCCGCGATGGGCGACGGCGTCGAGGCCGTCGACGACGTGTTCATCTCCGTGAACATGGGCTCGACGAACCTCGAGGCGTGCGCGTACCGCCGCGGCGACCAGCTCGTGCCGTTCTCGACGGGCTCGGTCACCGGCAACGACGTGGACCGACGGATCGTCGCGAACGTCGAAGAGGAGACGCAGGGACGCGTTCACGTCGACCTGACCACCGCCCGCGAGTACAAGGAGGAGCACGGCAACGTCGGGAACTTCGAGCCGTTCTCGGACGTGATCCAGCAGCCCGGCGGCGGCTCCCACGAGTTCACCATCGAGGACAGCGTCGTCGACGCGCTCGACTGGTACCTCGACGCCGCGGTCAACGAGGTCGCAAACGAGTTCCTCCCCGAACTCGCGAACGACTACATGAAGGTGTACCAGCTCTCGCTGGGCAACGACATCGCCGTCACCGGCGGCATGGCGTGCATCCCCGGCCTCGTCGAGGAGTTCGAACGCCGCCTGAGCGCGGAGCTCGACCGCGACGTGAACGTCGTCGCTCCCGACGATCCCGACCTCGCGGCCGCCGAGGGCGCACACCGGATCGCCGAGCGCCTCGCCGACCGGTAG
- a CDS encoding FlaD/FlaE family flagellar protein: MLRPSDYDPKELRALTGAAALTHADEDVDRWAQPDDFLGRADARVRAAQVEDAFLLQAASDGASRPYLPAIPGSVVGTRLALDWLRYLVGVGGRERAREALAFYRDVEWLGADAEDTLAAHLEAFDETEGSRFDAGHHRTSLLFVARLAALR, from the coding sequence ATGCTCAGACCGAGCGACTACGACCCGAAGGAGTTGCGAGCGTTGACGGGAGCGGCGGCGCTGACGCACGCCGACGAGGACGTCGACCGGTGGGCGCAGCCGGACGACTTCCTCGGTCGAGCGGACGCGCGCGTGCGGGCAGCGCAGGTGGAGGACGCGTTCCTCCTTCAGGCAGCGAGCGACGGCGCGAGTCGGCCCTACCTCCCGGCGATCCCGGGATCGGTGGTGGGGACGCGGCTCGCGCTCGATTGGCTTCGCTACCTCGTCGGCGTCGGCGGGCGCGAACGCGCCCGCGAGGCGCTCGCCTTCTACCGGGACGTGGAGTGGCTCGGCGCGGACGCCGAGGACACCCTCGCGGCGCACCTCGAGGCCTTCGACGAGACCGAGGGCTCGCGCTTCGACGCCGGTCACCATCGGACGAGCCTCCTGTTCGTCGCCCGCCTCGCCGCGCTCCGATAA